TTAGAGGATACTCATCTAGTGAGACTTGCGGTTTGGTGGTGCTTGTTGTTTAcattgtttaattttattttatggtttTTCTTGGATAGGTTAGTGGTTTAGGTTATTGGCTTTTAACATTCTCCTTGTCAGATAAGGAGTACACTTGGGCTGGAAATGTTTATTTTGTTTATTCTTCAACCATTAACAAACTCATGAATCTGTCAACAATACACTTTTGCCTTATTCCATCAGTCCATATGGCTTATTGGCTACATGAGCTTAGTACACCATCTTCCTATTGAATAAATCAGAGTGGAAGATGGTCCGTTGAGTACTTCTTGTCAATAAACTTCCTCGTCCAAACTACTTTAGTTTCTCTACTACATGATTTTGGGTTGCTTGGTCTTATTGAAGCTATAGTCTTAATAGGATTCATTAATTTAAAATTGGTGTTGAGTTTCCCCCATCTGTGCTTATGCCAAAGTGTTTAAAGGAATTTGCAATGGTCTCATGTAGTTATTGGATTTGACAAGTAATACTTTCTTTCTAATGGCATGTACTAGGAAAAAATTGGCAGCTCTGTTATCTACGTAAACTTGTGCTAGATGTGCACTGAAAGCTGTTTGGATTTCTTTATTTAGTAAATTCTTTTTCTTTCTACTTTTCGCTTGCTTCATTTTGCAAAACACATTGCTCTTATGGAACTTGACAGTTTAGCTGTTGCattactatatgtatatatattttttcaggTTTAACGTAGTGGCCTATTTGCAGCAAATATGGTGGTTTGAAGTAGACGGGATGGTAAAGTGCCCTTTTCCTGCTGATATCTATACTCTTTCATTTAGGCTCCATCTTGGAAGGTTTTCAAAGAGGCTGGGACGGCGTGTGTGCAACTTTGAGCATACCCATGGTTTGGACGTAAAGCCAGTGCGATTTGAGTTGTCAACTTCAGATGGTCAGCAAGCATCATATGAGTATTGTTTGGATGCAACTGAACAAGATGATGCAAATGGCAACCATAAGCGAGGGTGCTGGGTAGAGTACAAGGTAGGTGATTTCGTAGTGAGTGAACCTGCAACAGAAGTCAGATTCTCCATGAAGCAGATTGACTGCACACACTCTAAAGGTGGTCTTTGTGTGGATTCTGTATTTATTGTTCCCAGTGATTTGAAGGGGTGAAAAAGATCAGGGCTTTCCAAGTAGCAATAGATTAAAGTGGCGTGTATGTGCAAGTGATTTGGGCAGGGTTCTAATTGGGTTTATCATATGGTCTAAGCTTCATTTCATGTTAAATAGAGGATGTCatgttaatttttcttttcttctgtaGGCGCGTC
This Malania oleifera isolate guangnan ecotype guangnan chromosome 11, ASM2987363v1, whole genome shotgun sequence DNA region includes the following protein-coding sequences:
- the LOC131168294 gene encoding F-box protein PP2-A15 isoform X1 encodes the protein MGASLSNLTEGANGSAMGPGLGDIPESCVACVFLYLTPPEICNLARLNRAFRGAASSDAVWESKLPPNYHDLLDLLPPERYQNLTKKDIFALLSRPVPFDDGNKEIWLDRVTGRLCMSISAKAMAITGIEDRRYWNWIPTEESRFNVVAYLQQIWWFEVDGMVKCPFPADIYTLSFRLHLGRFSKRLGRRVCNFEHTHGLDVKPVRFELSTSDGQQASYEYCLDATEQDDANGNHKRGCWVEYKVGDFVVSEPATEVRFSMKQIDCTHSKGGLCVDSVFIVPSDLKG